AACCATGTAGCTAGAATGAGGCCATTGTCCGCCCAATAGTGCATAAATTTCTACAGGTTTAGCGGAAATTGTTATGCCTAGTTCATAAGATTTGCCAGTGAAGGCGGCAAAGCGTCTAACAGCTTCCTCATAATGGCGACTATTGCGGTATTTTTTATTGGTTAAGTCAATGGCAAACAAACCATAAAAATAGCGGGGGATGCTTTGAATTGTCTCGACAATTTGACCAAGATTTCTCGCTAAAATTGCATTGCGGGGAACTTCTGTTTCCCAAGCTGTATCCAATGCCCAAGATGCAGATGTCAGGTGAGAACCGCCGCAAATTCCGCAAATGCGAGGTGTGACAATTAATCCAGCTTGTGGGTCTTTACCACGCAGGATAACTTCAAATCCGCGAAATAATTCAGCGTGTGTCCAAGCGTTGACTACTCTTCCATGTTCAATATCAACTCGGACATCTAAATCGCCTTCAACTCTACCAACGGGCGAAATGTCTAATGATTGAATTGTCATTTGTTATTTGTCCTTTGTCATTGGTCATTTGTCATTGGTCACTTGTACTGAGTTTCGACTGCGCTCAACTACCGCGAAGCCGTTGGCGTAGCCTCTCGTAGAGAAGTATTGGTCATTAGTCATTGCTTTTTCACAAATGACAAAGGACTAATGACTAATGACTAAACAGTAAAAAAGTCTTCTTCTGCCCAAGGTGGTGCTGCGTCTTTGGCGACCATTGTGAGTAAGGCGTAGTCTTTTTTGTTCACCCCTGGCGGTAATTCTTTGGGAACTCCCATGACTGTTTGGGTTTTGAATACGGTTCCTGGTTTGAGGTCAAAGAAGGGAAATTCTGGTTCTGTGCAACCTAAACAAGGCATTCCGGCGCGGGTTTTAGATGAGACGCGGTTCCATAAGATGCGGTTGCAGGAAGAATGAGTCATGGGGCCGCGACAACCCAAGTCATAAAATAGACAGCCTTTGCGCTGACCAAATTCGGCAGTTGAAGCTTTGTAAGCAAAGTGGACGTTGCGAGTACAACCTGTTTGGGTATAGGTGTTGAAGAAGGTTTGGGGACGATTTAGTTCATCAAAAGCAATGTCTGCTATGCGTCCAGTAGCGATCGCAACTAATATCTGCGTAATCCAGTCGGGATGGGCAGGGCATCCAGGTATATTAATTACAGGTAATCCAGCTTGCGATACGAAATCTTTCCCTAAGAAGCCGCCTTCTTGACGTTTGAGAAATTGCAAACCTTCTGATTCGCTAGGGTTGGGTGACATGGCGGGAATTCCTCCCCATGTCGCACAGTCTCCCACAGCGACGATAAATTTAGCAACTTTGGCAAGGTCTAATAACCAATCTTTCATGGCGCGATCGGCAAACCGATTCCATTCGCCAGTACCGTTAGGGGCGTTAACAACACTGCCTTCAAATACCAAGATATCTAGGGGAATTGTGCCAGAAATACAATTCCGTAGAAGTGTTTGTAAGTCGTTGCCTAGTTCTAATCCCAAGGAGGGATGCCAAAGTACCTTGATACCAAAGTCGGCAATTAAATCGCAGACTGTCGGTTCTTCAGCATTGAGAAATGACATGGTGTTGCCTGAACAAGCACCACCTTGTAGCCATAGTACGTTAGTCATCGGCTAGGTGTTTTTGTATTGTTTCCCATGCATGATGTAGGTGATAATGCTTGCAAAGTCTCACCTGTTTATCAATATTTATTTTTTAATAGTAAGATATTTTTTTATCTAATTTACTTTCATTAAAAAAGAATTAATCATTAACAATAAATGAAATACTCTCAAGATTATTTTCAATAGCTCTGTCTGTTATATACAACACACATGACAAATCTAAAATAGTAAAAATAAACACTGCCTCTTGTTTTTAAATGTTGACATTAAATAAACTCAACATGCTTAACTTCTCACAGAGAAAACTATGTAATGATTAATGATTACTATCAACTGTTAATGCGTGTGAGGTGATGAGTATTTTAAGTAATCAGATTTTTATGTAATAAATGAGCCAAAAATAGGGGCACTAAACTTTGCGCCCCGTCAACTATATATCAGTTGTTTTAGGATTTTGGTTGTGCAGCTTGCCTAACAACTTGTTCGTCCAAACCCAACGCTTGAGCTATTTGCTCAATACTGAAAGCAAACGCTAATAAGTGCGGTATCACTTCTAACTTAACTTCTTGTTTACCTTCTTGTTTACCTTCTTCAAAAACATCTTGGAAAAATCTAGTTTGCCTCAAGTCATTTAATTCAAACATTTTTCCTATCTCCTCCTGGCTCAATCGCGGCAACTTGTAGATTAATATCGTCTCTATTAAACGCACTGTTAATCCTTCGCGCACCCTATTATTTTAGGATTTTGGTTGTGCAGCTTGCCTAACAACTTGTTCGTCCAAACCTAACGCTTGAGCTATCTGCTCAATACTTAAACCCAACCCTAATAATTGGGGTATCGTTTCTAACTTACCTTCTTGTATACCTTCTTGTCTACCTTCCTGTCTACCTTCTTGTTTCCCTTCTGCAAAAACATCTTGGTAAAATCTAGTTTGCTTTAATTCATTTAATCCAAACATTTTTCCTATCTCCTCCTGGCTCAATCGCGGTAACTTGTAGATTAATATCGTCTCTATCAATTGTATTATTTCCCTAATAGTAGTGACATCAGGAATTTGCTGTCGGGCACTGTTGACTATCTCTACAGCTTTTATTGTCGCAGTTGATTCGGGTTCGATGATGAGTTTAACTGTCTCTATACCGATTGATGATGCCTCAATTGAGCTTAATCCGTCGAGATAGACGCGAGTTACTCGTTGTGAGTTGAGTAATTCTGTATATCTTTCGGTATCTCCAGTATCAACGCTGCGGTTGGGGAAGATGACAACACCACGCCAATTGTTAGTTAATTCGGTTTTATCGAGATAGTTAAAAATTTCAGTAAATAAACGTGAGTAGAATTTTTTATCTGGCTGAAATTGCACTTCGGCAAAATAAATCGGTAAGTCTGGCGTATTTGGGAGGAAAACGCCATCGATTCTAAACGCCAATTGTTTGACTTCTACTGAAGAAAATTGGTAAGCACTAGCTAGTTGTGGTGGTTGATTAATCAGTTCAAAAAAAGTACTGGGGATACTCTGAAAGATTCGATAAAAGATACTGTCTGTTTTTAAAAGAGCTTGTTTTACAGTTGATGAAGATATTTTACACAACGACTAATCGGTGGTGACTATTTTGAGTACAATAAATATATGTATGTCAACAATTCAATAAAAAATATTGAAATTGTATAAGACGATGATACAAAAAGGATTTAAAAAATATTAGGTGTTTAAAACTGACATTAATATTAGCAATTTCCCCCTAGAATTTTAGAAATAGGGTGTTTTATAGTATTGTATTGAGCATGGTATAGGACGTTAGCTATAGGGGATTAAGTTTTTTCCCTAGTTTCTAGTCTTTAATCCTAGCTCAAATCAAAAAGGGGAATTCCGCCTAAAGGACTCGAAGCCTGCGTAAATCAGTATGGCCCGTGATGAAATGCGATCGCGTGTTTCGATCGTTCATGGGTGTTAACAGACTCAATTCCCAATTGGCTAGAGTACGGCAGAGTTATGACCCCCAGCATTACAGATTCGGCGGTGAAAGCTGCGGTAGCAGCTGTTGCATCGGAGTCAGCCTCAGCAGAGGAAAAAATCCAAATGCTGATTGAGATCGCACAGGGTTTTCAAAAAAAGCCCAAAGCTGCCCAAGACTTGCGGAATGCAGTTGGTTTATATTACCGGGCCTATGAAATGTGTGGTGAGGAGTATCCCCTACTGAAAGCCAGGGCCAAAGTGGGCATGGCGGGGACGTTACAGGCAATACCGGATGCTGATTACCAACTGTTGATGCAAGCGAAAGCAGGTTATGAAGAAGCACTGCCAATTTTACAAGAATTAGCTTCACTAGAAGAAGTAGCAGAGACGCAGATGAATTTTGGGCTGGTGTTGCAGTCGCTTGTGCCATTCAATCTGGCGCGGATAACTGACAGCATCCAGGCTTATCATGAAGCGTTGCGGGTGTTTACTTGGGAAGATTACCCTCAAGAATACGCGATTTTGTATAACAATATTGCGATCGCTTACCTTTCTATGCCACTAGCATCAGAACGGGAATACTTGCGTCAAGGGTTAGCTGTGCAGTCATTTGAGGTAGCGCTAAAGCATATTAACTTGATCGATCATCCTAGAGAATATGCAATGTTGCAAAACAACTTAGGCAACGCTTTGCAATATTTAGTGAGTTCTCATCCTGTGGAGAATAACTTACGTGCGATCGCAGCTTATGATGAAGCGCTAAAAGTCCGTAATCTCCAAGATACACCTCTAGAGTACGCAAACACAATCTCAAACAAAGCCAACGCCTTATTCAACTTACCTGACGACTCAGAAAAGCCAGAACTTGGCAATCCTAAAAATCTTTCACAAGCACGTATTTACTATCAACAGGCTTTAGAAATATTTACCCAAAACCAACAAATGGGACAAGCACAGATAGTAGCCCAAGCTCTACAAGACATTGAAGCAGAAATAGGGAATAAGGAATAGGGCATTGGGAATTGGCTATTCTGTTTGTCCCTTGTCTTTTTCATCCCCCTCATCTTCTTTATCCCCCCACTTCCTTAACGATCAGGAAAAAACAGCATGAGAGATATTTTAACAAACCCTTCTCTGAGAGATTTTCTCACAAGTTTAGCAGATGGTGACTTGAACATAGCAACAGGATTAGTGTGGATAGCCATAGCAACAGTCTTGTCTATGATCGGCGGTGCTATTGGTGGAATGCTGTTAGCTGGAAAAGATATCGGCTATCAGTTTTCAGCAATGCTTGGGGCATTATTTGCTCCGGCTGGTGTAATTCCTGCTATTCTCTTAGGATTTATAATCCTAAATTTACTAACAAAATATTAGGAGTCAATATGTTAGAAATTGGGTGGTTTTCTGCAAAGTTATTTTTCAAAGGAAAATTACTGCGCGATCCAATATATTTTGTTCAACGAACTGCTATTGCTACTACTATAGGTTCGTTCCTGCTAGTGTTGTTTGCCCAAATCGACATTCCCTTTTGTTTACCAATAACATTATCTAGTCTAGTGACAGGCTTGACTATGCCCTTTCTCCTCAAAGATTTCAAAATGAAGTAATTTGTCATTGGTCATTTATGAATAACCAATGCCCCATGCCCCATGTCCAATGACTAATGACTAATGACAAACCTTGAAGAATTAGTTAGGGAAATTAACCGCTTTGAGGCAATTATATCCGAGTGGGATGAAAGCCAACGGTGTGTAGCAGTTGGTCTAAAAAGGGCAATTGAAGCTTTGCATAAGGCAGCATTGACTAATTTAATTAAAAGCCTAAAGCAAGAATCAATGTCAGGTTTGCGTCATGCTGTGACTGATGAAGTAGTGTACGCAGTGCTGCTTTATCACGAACTAGTAAAACCACCAAAACCACCATTAGCACAGCGAATTCAAACAGCCCTTGAAGAAGTTCGCCCAGGTTTAAAAAGCCATAATGGAGATGTAGAACTAGTAGCAATTAAGCCCCCAGATACAGTAGAAGTCAAATTAATCGGCACTTGCAGCAGTTGTCCGGCTTCTACTTTAACTTTATCTCAGGGAGTAGAACAGGCAATAAAAAACCATTGTCCTGAAATTAGTAAAGTTGTTGCAGTCAATAACAGCCCTGCTGTTAAGAACGCAAATTCTGGTTTAATCAGTCCATTCTCTTCAAAAATAACTTGTACTTGGATCAAAGTAGCAACTATTGATGAAGTTCCTGAGTTTAGCGTAATCGCAGTACAACTTGCTGGTACTTCACTAATTTTACATCGTCAAGGCGTTACAGTTAAATGTTACCGTAATGCTTGTACCCATCTAGGATATCCCTTAGAAAAGGGTAAAGTTGAAAATGGTATTATTACCTGTCCTGCCCACGGATTTCAGTACAAATTGGAGACAGGTAAATGCTTAACCGTGCCTGATGTTTCGCTTCAGTCTTATCCAGTCAAGGTTAAAGAAAATAAGGTTTTTGTAAAACTACAAAAATGATCGTGCGAAGGTAAGATTTCAGCAAATCTACTTGGCGATTAGTCAATCACGGCTAATTTGCTTTTTTATTTCAGTAGTTCGCGCATTTATTTTAGTGTTTTGTGCAAGCAAAATGTCCGAATGCTTTCTCAATATCCCTGAATTCATTCTCATTTGTGTAATTCAGGTATTGATTTTAGTGTTTTGAGAAAGTAAAAAGGCATATTACTTTCTCAAAAGGTCATTTGACTTATTCAAACCCCAGTTTGCTTATTCATTTTAGTGTTTTCCGCAAGCACAATAAGCTTTTACTTATTCAAACTCCAGTTTGCTTTCTCATTTTGGTGTTTTCCGCAAGCAAAAGCTTATTTGACTTACTCATTTTAGTGTTTTCCGCAAGCACAATAAGCTTTTACTTTCTCAAACCCCAGTTTGCTTTCTCATTTCAGTAAATCGCGCACTCATGTCAAAGATTCGCTATGTAGCAAAACTTACTAAAAGGTTGTTTGAAAAGTATTTTGTTGTGACTTTAGGCACTTTTAGATCCCCCCTAACCCACCTTAAAAAGAGGGGGAACCGGAATCAAAGTCCCCCTTTTTAAGAGGGATTTAGGGGGATCTAAAACTATTTAATACCGAGAATAGGACTTTTCAAACATCCTCTAAAGGCTATCTTGAGTTTTTTCAGCTTGATTAATACAGAAGTTGATTAGAGGTTTTAACTGAATTTGAAAAAAGCATAATTCAAAACCGTTACTATTGTTACATGCTAATCAGCATTAATGTTTTTAAATAATTATCAGCGTCTATCTGCGGTTCATGGATATCCCAATCATAATTAATCCCGTATCACAATTACCGCTAGAAGCAACAGAAATTTTTAAATATTTACCTCTATCACCTCAAGGTGCAGAGGTAATTTTAGGTAACATTCTCGAACCACAACAATTAGTCATACCTGTAGCACCTAGTGCCATAACAATGTTTGGGCCTCGTGGTGCTTGTTTATTATCAAAAACCGGCCCTTTATGGGTATCAGATACAGGACATCATCGATTATTAGGATGGAAAAAATTACCCACACGAGATAGTCAACCTGCTGATTGGGTAATTGGACAACCTGATTTTTATCATGAAGGACAAAATGCTAAAACTACACCAGGAAGCGCAACCTTAAGTGTACCAACTGGAATTTGTGCTTGTGGTGAAGGGTTAGCTGTTGCAGATGCTTGGAATCATCGAGTCTTAATTTGGAAAAATTTACCAGAAGATAACAATGTTCCAGCAGATTTGGTGTTAGGACAAGCTAATTTTGTCGATAATGAACCAAATCGGGCAAGTCAAGAAGCATCTGCCAGTACAATGCACTGGCCTTATGGTGTTTTCTATCATCAAGGACGGCTATTTATTGCCGATACTGGTAATCGCAGGGTATTAATTTGGCATCAGTTCCCAACAGAAAATGGTCAACCTGCTGATGTAGTTTTGGGACAACCAGATATGATATCTCGCAATGAAAACGGCGGTGCTTCTGCAACCGCAGCGAGTATGCGCTGGTGTCACGATATCACCCTTTGGGGAGAGAATTTGGTTGTCAGCGACGCAGGTAATCATCGAGTGATGATTTGGCAGGGAATACCAACAGAAAATAATACCCCTTGTGCAGTGGTTTTAGGACAAAAAAGCTTTGATTTTGTGGAAATGAATCAAGGAGTCTATTATCCTAGTGGTAGTAGTTTGAGTATGCCTTATGGTGTGGGGGTGGCTGGCGACTGGTTAGTTGTTGCAGATACAGCTAATTCTCGGTTGTTAGGATGGAGAAAGCCAGAATCAATTTTATCACTGCAAGGTGTAGTGGCAGATGGGTTAGCAGGACAAATAAATTTTCAAAGTAAAGGTGAAAATCGTAATTTCGGACTACCTAAACGAGATAGCTTAAATTGGTGTTACGGGATAAAAATTTGTGACAATACAGCAGTGATAGCTGATTCTGGAAATAACCGAATATTGCTGTGGCAGTTTAACTATGCCGACTGAAGAAATTAGAGTTCGCGGTACTGTTCAGGGAGTAGGATTTCGCCCTACTGTATATCGTCTGGCTAAAGCCTGCGGTTTGTATGGAGATGTTTGTAATGATGGACAAGGTGTATTAATTCGGGTATGTGGTAGTGAGGAAGTAATAACCGAATTTGTTGCCAGATTGCAAACAGAACTTCCACCATTGGCAAGAATTAATCAACTAACTAGAACTCCTTATGAAGGTGAATTGAAATTTGATAATTTCATGATTTCTAGTAGTGTCAATAATACCATTAAAACAGAAATTACTCCTGATGCAGCCACTTGTCCCCAGTGTCAACAAGAAATATTCGACCCCTTTAGCCGCTTTTATCGCTACCCCTTTACTAATTGCACTCATTGCGGNCCCCGCCTGAGTATTATTCGTGCCATTCCTTATGACAGATGTAATACCAGTATGTCTGCGTTTGCCATGTGTTCAGAATGTGCAAAAGAATACCATGATGTCGAAAACCGTCGTTTTCACGCCCAACCTGTAGCTTGTCATATTTGCGGCCCCGCAGCTTGGTTAGAACGCGCTGATGGGAAATCGGTTACTGCTTCCATGTTTTCGATGTTGGATGATGTCGATGCTGTTTGTAGCTTGTTGCAAAAAGGTGAGATTGTGGCAATTAAGGGGTTAGGTGGTATTCATCTAGCTTGCGATGCAACACAAGAAACCGTTGTACAAAAATTGCGTCAGCGAAAAAAGCGCTATCATAAACCCTTTGCTTTAATGGCGCGAGATATTGAAATAATTGAACAATATTGTATTGTCAACGCCAAAGAAAAAGAATTATTAACCAGTTCTGCGGCACCAATTGTTTTATTACAAGCTTCAGATAAAAAACAATTAGCATCGTCAGTTGCATTAGGGCAAAATACCCTTGGCTTCATGCTTCCTTATACGCCCCTGCATCATTTAATTCTGCGACGGATGAATCGCCCAATGGTTTTAACAAGTGGCAATCTTGCTGATGAACCACAATGTATTGACAATGACGAGGCAAGAGAAAAATTAAGAACAATTGCTGATTATTTTCTCTTTCACAATCGAGAGATTATTAATCGGGTAGATGATTCGGTTGTGCGTGTTGTTGGTGATAAAGTCCAAACAATTCGCCGTGCCAGAGGATATGCACCAGCATCAATTAGTTTACCTGCGGGATTTGACAAAGTACCGCAAATTTTAGCAATGGGCAGTGAGTTAAAAAATACTTTTTGCTTATTGCGTGAAGGAAAAGCAATTCTCTCTCAACATCTAGGGGATTTAGAAAATGCCACGGCTTTCAACGCTTACCAAAAAAATTTAAATTTATACTTAAATTTATTTGAACATCAACCAGAAGTAATTGCCATTGATAAACATCCTGAATATCTCTCAAGTAAACTTGGTAAAGAACTTGCAGACACAAATCAAATCAAAATTTATCCAATTCAACATCATCACGCCCATATCGCCGCTTGCATGGCAGAAAATGGTATTCCTTTAGCTGCACCTCCAATATTAGGTATTGCTTTAGATGGTTTAGGTTACGGCAATGATGGTAAGCTCTGGGGTGGAGAATTTCTTTTAGCAGATTACCGGAAATTTAAACGACTAGCAACATTTAAACCAGTAGCAATGATTGGTGGCGAACAAGCTATTTATCAGCCTTGGCGTAATACTTATGCCCAATTAGTAGCTGCTAACCTTTGGGATGATTGTGAACAAAAGTATACTGACTTAGAAATCGTAAAATTTCTGAAAAACCAGCCACTCCAACTACTAAATCAACTTATAGAGAAAAGAATTAACTCTCCTCCAGCTTCATCAGTGGGGCGATTGTTCGATGCAGTGGCGGCGGCTATCGGTATTTATAGAGAAGAATGTAGCTATGAAGGACAAGCTGCGATCGCAATGGAAGCTATAGTAGATGTTAGCAGCTTAAATAATGATAAAGAAACGCTAATATATCCTTTTAGTTTTAGCATTTCAGATAGTATTTACTGTATAGACCCGCGTCCAATGTGGGAAGCCTTGCTTAATGACTTACAGCTGCAAATCCCACAATCTGTTATGGCTGCCAAATTCCACAAAGGTTTAGCGAATA
This portion of the Nostoc sp. GT001 genome encodes:
- a CDS encoding Rpn family recombination-promoting nuclease/putative transposase: MCKISSSTVKQALLKTDSIFYRIFQSIPSTFFELINQPPQLASAYQFSSVEVKQLAFRIDGVFLPNTPDLPIYFAEVQFQPDKKFYSRLFTEIFNYLDKTELTNNWRGVVIFPNRSVDTGDTERYTELLNSQRVTRVYLDGLSSIEASSIGIETVKLIIEPESTATIKAVEIVNSARQQIPDVTTIREIIQLIETILIYKLPRLSQEEIGKMFGLNELKQTRFYQDVFAEGKQEGRQEGRQEGIQEGKLETIPQLLGLGLSIEQIAQALGLDEQVVRQAAQPKS
- the hypF gene encoding carbamoyltransferase HypF, which translates into the protein MPTEEIRVRGTVQGVGFRPTVYRLAKACGLYGDVCNDGQGVLIRVCGSEEVITEFVARLQTELPPLARINQLTRTPYEGELKFDNFMISSSVNNTIKTEITPDAATCPQCQQEIFDPFSRFYRYPFTNCTHCGPRLSIIRAIPYDRCNTSMSAFAMCSECAKEYHDVENRRFHAQPVACHICGPAAWLERADGKSVTASMFSMLDDVDAVCSLLQKGEIVAIKGLGGIHLACDATQETVVQKLRQRKKRYHKPFALMARDIEIIEQYCIVNAKEKELLTSSAAPIVLLQASDKKQLASSVALGQNTLGFMLPYTPLHHLILRRMNRPMVLTSGNLADEPQCIDNDEAREKLRTIADYFLFHNREIINRVDDSVVRVVGDKVQTIRRARGYAPASISLPAGFDKVPQILAMGSELKNTFCLLREGKAILSQHLGDLENATAFNAYQKNLNLYLNLFEHQPEVIAIDKHPEYLSSKLGKELADTNQIKIYPIQHHHAHIAACMAENGIPLAAPPILGIALDGLGYGNDGKLWGGEFLLADYRKFKRLATFKPVAMIGGEQAIYQPWRNTYAQLVAANLWDDCEQKYTDLEIVKFLKNQPLQLLNQLIEKRINSPPASSVGRLFDAVAAAIGIYREECSYEGQAAIAMEAIVDVSSLNNDKETLIYPFSFSISDSIYCIDPRPMWEALLNDLQLQIPQSVMAAKFHKGLANTIVQMVKHLSQENLIYQVALTGGVFQNCILLEQVTKKLQTLGIKVLTHSLVPANDGGLSLGQAVIAAAQLIDEC
- a CDS encoding NifU family protein; this encodes MTNLEELVREINRFEAIISEWDESQRCVAVGLKRAIEALHKAALTNLIKSLKQESMSGLRHAVTDEVVYAVLLYHELVKPPKPPLAQRIQTALEEVRPGLKSHNGDVELVAIKPPDTVEVKLIGTCSSCPASTLTLSQGVEQAIKNHCPEISKVVAVNNSPAVKNANSGLISPFSSKITCTWIKVATIDEVPEFSVIAVQLAGTSLILHRQGVTVKCYRNACTHLGYPLEKGKVENGIITCPAHGFQYKLETGKCLTVPDVSLQSYPVKVKENKVFVKLQK
- a CDS encoding hydrogenase small subunit gives rise to the protein MTNVLWLQGGACSGNTMSFLNAEEPTVCDLIADFGIKVLWHPSLGLELGNDLQTLLRNCISGTIPLDILVFEGSVVNAPNGTGEWNRFADRAMKDWLLDLAKVAKFIVAVGDCATWGGIPAMSPNPSESEGLQFLKRQEGGFLGKDFVSQAGLPVINIPGCPAHPDWITQILVAIATGRIADIAFDELNRPQTFFNTYTQTGCTRNVHFAYKASTAEFGQRKGCLFYDLGCRGPMTHSSCNRILWNRVSSKTRAGMPCLGCTEPEFPFFDLKPGTVFKTQTVMGVPKELPPGVNKKDYALLTMVAKDAAPPWAEEDFFTV